A genomic window from Vitis riparia cultivar Riparia Gloire de Montpellier isolate 1030 chromosome 18, EGFV_Vit.rip_1.0, whole genome shotgun sequence includes:
- the LOC117905773 gene encoding disease resistance protein RPS4-like, whose translation MLYFTTQALARMNRLRLLKVYNSKNISRNFKDTSNMENCKVNFSKDFKFCYHDLRCLYFYGYSLKSLPNEFNPKNLVELSMPYSRIKQVWKGIKVLANLKFMDLSHSKYLIETPNFRGVTNLKRLVLEGCVSLHKVHSSLGDLKNLIFLNLKNCKTLKSLPSSTSHLKSLEIFILSGCSKFEEFPKNFGSLEMLKELYADEIAIRVPPSSFSFLRNLKILSFKGCNGPSSTLWLLPRRSSNSIGSILQPLSGLRSLITLNLSNCNLSDEPNLSSLGFLSSLEELYLGGNDFVTLPSTISQLSKLKLLGLENCKRLQVLPELPSSIYYICAENCTSLKDVSCQAFKSLLPTGQQQKRKFMVRVVKPDTALAVLEASNPGIRIPHRASCQRIDPVVKLGIAIVALKAFIPGSRIPDWIRYQSSGSEVKAELPPNWFNSNFLGFAFSFVTCGHFSCSSVESGCLVGVGSRVPVLCTTSPVAEFLSSDSHQGIIYGSLQGGEIEIKRCGVGIVYSNEDGNHNNPPMIRFNSISSPPPRSKSTVVLEEIHEEEPSGNGCPNVDGSEEVRRRNLELLLSV comes from the exons ATGTTATACTTTACCACTCAAGCCCTTGCAAGGATGAATAGACTTAGATTGCTCAAAGTCTATaactctaaaaatatttcaagaaactTCAAAGACACCTCCAATATGGAGAATTGCAAAGTGAACTTTTCCAAGGACTTTAAATTTTGTTACCATGATTTGAGGTGCCTATATTTTTATGGATACTCTTTGAAATCATTGCCCAATGAATTCAATCCAAAGAATCTTGTTGAGCTCAGCATGCCTTATAGTCGcattaaacaagtttggaaaggAATCAAG GTTCTtgcaaatttgaaattcatggATCTCAGTCACTCTAAGTACTTAATAGAAACTCCAAATTTTCGgggagtcaccaacctcaaACGGTTAGTTTTGGAAGGATGTGTGTCTTTACATAAGGTTCACTCATCACTTGGAGATTTGAAGAATCtcattttcttgaatttgaaaaaCTGCAAAACACTTAAGAGTCTTCCAAGTAGCACAAGTCATTTGAAATCGcttgaaatatttattctttCAGGTTGCtcgaaatttgaagaatttccTAAGAACTTTGGGAGCTTAGAAATGTTGAAGGAACTTTATGCAGATGAAATTGCTATAAGAGTACCTCcctcctctttttctttcttaagaaACCTTAAAATATTATCCTTTAAGGGATGTAACGGACCATCATCTACCTTATGGTTGTTGCCAAGAAGAAGTTCAAATTCCATTGGTTCCATATTGCAACCTTTGTCAGGTTTACGTTCTTTAATAACACTAAACCTAAGTAACTGCAATTTATCGGATGAACCAAACCTTAGCAGTCTTGGCTTCTTATCATCGTTGGAAGAATTATATTTAGGTGGGAACGACTTTGTTACTTTGCCTTCAACCATCAGTCAACTTTCTAAGCTAAAGTTGTTGGGGTTGGAAAATTGTAAAAGACTGCAAGTACTTCCAGAGCTTCCATCAagcatatattatatatgtgcAGAAAATTGCACATCATTGAAAGATGTCTCATGTCAAGCATTTAAGTCACTACTTCCAACTGGCCAGCAGCAAAAGCGCAAGTTCATG GTTCGCGTTGTGAAACCGGATACAGCCTTGGCGGTTTTGGAAGCATCTAATCCTGGGATTAGAATACCACATAGGGCAAGTTGTCAGAGGATCGATCCCGTTGTGAAACTGGGTATAGCCATAGTGGCTTTAAAAGCATTTATTCCTGGGAGTAGAATACCAGATTGGATAAGGTATCAGAGCTCAGGGAGTGAAGTAAAAGCAGAGCTACCTCCAAATTGGTTTAATTCCAACTTCCTGGGTTTTGCTTTTAGTTTTGTCACTTGCGGCCATTTCTCTTGCTCTTCAGTTGAAAGCGGATGTCTT GTTGGAGTCGGATCACGTGTGCCTGTGTTATGTACCACTTCCCCAGTTGCGGAATTTCTCTCAAGTGACTCACATCAAGGTATCATTTATGGCAGTCTCCAGGGAGGTGAGATTGAAATTAAGAGGTGTGGGGTTGGTATAGTGTACAGTAATGAAGATGGGAATCACAACAATCCCCCAATGATCCGATTCAACTCTATCTCCTCTCCTCCTCCTCGTAGTAAGTCAACCGTTGTCCTTGAAGAAATCCATGAGGAGGAACCTAGTGGAAATGGGTGCCCTAATGTTGATGGCTCAGAAGAAGTGAGGAGGAGGAACCTAGAACTGCTACTGTCTGTCTGA